In Pseudomonas sp. MM213, a genomic segment contains:
- a CDS encoding DUF262 domain-containing protein, translated as MIEYRIRSISLLTLVNEVKAKRLIPDAYFQRNLVWREVHKKDFIKTILLGLPFPQIFISKGKVDVDNMQAIACIVDGQQRTNAIIEYIDGVFDVEGVCYQDLANEEKSEFLKYDIAVIELDLENDNPKIIEIFQRINRTSNSLTTIEKAATQYASSEYMCVAKLMTDELYFPESAESELHIDPNVPDEFIEWAKTQKVLKIQKLMLDKGIFTPRELSRKVHLMHVLNIMSTVLIGYFNRNEKTNDMLDDYSLEFDEKDSIVKSMNKAAEVILSIKWGGKSYWLNKANIFTLMVSLCNAIDTGMKISSTKLLGNLRSFEEELPEDYKLAATEAVNSTRARILRANYLDVVISDSIV; from the coding sequence ATGATCGAATACAGAATACGGTCGATTTCCTTGCTGACGCTAGTTAATGAAGTGAAAGCAAAGCGATTAATACCTGATGCGTATTTCCAACGCAATCTCGTGTGGCGAGAAGTGCATAAAAAAGACTTCATAAAAACAATTTTACTCGGGTTACCTTTCCCGCAGATTTTTATTTCCAAAGGGAAGGTCGATGTTGATAACATGCAAGCTATAGCATGTATTGTTGACGGTCAACAACGTACCAATGCAATAATAGAATACATCGACGGTGTCTTCGATGTAGAAGGAGTATGTTATCAAGATCTCGCAAATGAAGAGAAGTCTGAATTTTTAAAGTATGATATTGCTGTTATTGAGCTTGATCTCGAAAATGACAATCCGAAGATTATCGAGATATTTCAACGAATAAATAGAACGTCAAACTCACTGACCACCATTGAGAAGGCAGCGACCCAGTATGCCTCTTCAGAGTACATGTGCGTGGCGAAACTGATGACTGATGAACTTTATTTCCCAGAATCAGCAGAGTCAGAACTGCATATTGATCCGAACGTGCCGGACGAATTCATAGAGTGGGCAAAAACACAGAAAGTTTTAAAAATTCAGAAACTAATGTTAGATAAGGGAATTTTTACTCCTAGGGAGCTTTCTAGAAAAGTTCACTTGATGCATGTCCTTAATATAATGTCTACGGTGCTTATTGGATATTTCAATCGGAATGAAAAAACCAATGACATGCTCGATGATTACTCGTTAGAATTTGATGAAAAAGATTCGATTGTAAAGTCGATGAATAAAGCTGCGGAGGTAATCCTGAGCATCAAGTGGGGTGGGAAATCTTACTGGCTTAATAAGGCAAATATTTTTACACTAATGGTCAGCCTCTGCAATGCAATCGACACCGGAATGAAAATATCCTCTACAAAACTACTAGGCAATTTAAGATCTTTTGAGGAAGAGCTTCCCGAAGATTACAAGCTTGCTGCGACGGAAGCGGTTAACAGTACTAGAGCCAGAATTCTAAGAGCAAATTATCTTGATGTAGTAATATCCGACTCAATAGTTTGA
- a CDS encoding chromosome segregation protein SMC — MNRIEQLKDARATKVIEMEALKKEIPPFESALHSEEVINNGRESDVRHEISSRQIKIDSIDHQIFRLDQTLDRLEKLANRESLMEGYITDMANWMADELELNDKRQSLSTRLEEIRQQAQEEITSARQAETEAATAYAQAVAWGDVDGEKAASTDAQKAAKNLTTASEQHRRQLLIITALEQELAIVDRHISEAQVEHQKIEETALRLAHNALEEAWNEAAQTLLDVGGKLYAAARLIGRDPVSLMKLDIPEQGENFGSWRWGELADRGRQHRTRDLLSM, encoded by the coding sequence ATGAACCGAATTGAACAACTGAAAGACGCACGCGCCACTAAAGTCATCGAAATGGAGGCGCTCAAAAAGGAAATACCACCTTTTGAGTCAGCGCTTCACAGCGAGGAGGTCATTAACAACGGCCGAGAGAGCGACGTCAGGCATGAAATCAGCAGTCGCCAAATCAAGATCGACTCGATCGATCATCAGATCTTCCGACTCGACCAAACGCTGGACCGCCTGGAGAAGCTGGCCAACCGAGAAAGCTTGATGGAAGGCTACATTACCGACATGGCTAACTGGATGGCGGATGAGCTGGAGCTTAACGATAAACGGCAAAGCCTGAGCACTCGCCTGGAGGAAATTCGCCAGCAAGCACAGGAAGAGATTACCAGCGCACGGCAGGCCGAGACTGAGGCGGCTACTGCTTACGCACAGGCCGTGGCGTGGGGCGACGTCGACGGCGAAAAAGCAGCTAGCACCGACGCTCAGAAAGCCGCGAAAAACCTCACTACCGCGAGTGAACAACATCGCCGCCAGCTCCTGATCATCACCGCCTTGGAGCAAGAGCTGGCCATCGTAGACCGACACATCAGCGAGGCTCAGGTAGAACACCAAAAAATTGAAGAAACAGCCTTGCGGCTGGCCCACAACGCACTGGAGGAAGCATGGAATGAAGCCGCCCAAACGCTGCTGGATGTAGGAGGCAAGCTGTACGCCGCTGCTCGGCTGATAGGCCGCGACCCGGTGTCCTTAATGAAGCTCGACATCCCAGAGCAGGGTGAAAACTTCGGCAGTTGGAGGTGGGGCGAATTGGCAGACCGTGGCCGCCAGCATCGCACACGCGATCTGCTCTCGATGTAA
- a CDS encoding DUF927 domain-containing protein, whose product MKASTSNARRPTFAQVKAVALQNIDRVLAHWLPNGKRVDSGKEYTAPNPTRTDKRAGSLKVSLAKGTWADFATGDKGGDLIDLVRYLDGGTDVEACNKLADLLRVTAGAAESKPSPSKSKTPEWLAIQPIPAEAMSKCPAKHRQHGTPSKVWIYRDAQGQPVMALYRFDLGPDEDGKPRKVFAPLTWCQRADGQTQQWRWQGLPEPRPLLRLDELAQREEAPVILCEGEKAADAAAKLLPGYVATCWPNGSNSWHKADLTPLKGRSVVLWPDNDASGKSCMDTVAEQLHQIGAASVRVIALDVFKRKPTFKNDQPTFAKGGQWEDGDDAADAQAKGWTAAHFAELEHSGELFGVEPVKASAEPPEAKAKPTTKRPAKPKNDLLPGGFRLTPEGVFYSGDDGEARPVCSPLEILARTRDAQGHNWGLLVEFDDPDGAKKRWNIPARTMTGDFGKDVLGPLVDMGLRLAGSRSGRNARNDLQSYLGGFDSAQRARLVTRLGWHDSAFLLPEQQVGSHTEHLHFYEAGAQLPPISEAGTLEQWQEQIGALCIGNHRLAFVASVAFAGPLLHMLGHESGGFHLYGDSSGGKTTHLQVAASIYGGPRLVRSWRSTDNALESIAAAHSDGLLVLDEIGMCDPRIIGETVYMLGNGTGKARANDRGQAGRQVQEWRLLFLSTGEKTLAQHMAEANKELKAGMEVRMLAVPADASKGLGMFDVLNGFDDAAALSDALKARVAKYYGTPLTAFLSALCEPGKRHAWSAILRHTLEGFIAKALPASASGQAHRAAARFGLAAAAGELATAMGITGWPDGAATTAARVCLSAWMNERGGAGNLEGDAILARLRQVIERFGESRFTRWESAAAKIDEHGPRTIDRLGFRKTLEHGLGDALHTTNTYYVLPESWRSEVFKGMNINAVNKELIRRGVLEPGPDGKASCAVRLPGLGTQRCYVVKTVPGTDESETQAA is encoded by the coding sequence ATGAAGGCCTCTACCTCCAATGCCCGTCGCCCCACGTTCGCCCAAGTCAAAGCCGTTGCGCTGCAGAACATTGATCGCGTGCTTGCTCACTGGCTGCCCAACGGTAAACGCGTCGACAGTGGCAAGGAATACACCGCTCCTAATCCGACTCGCACCGACAAACGTGCCGGCTCCCTCAAGGTCAGTTTGGCCAAAGGCACCTGGGCGGATTTTGCCACCGGCGACAAAGGTGGCGACCTGATCGACCTGGTGCGCTATCTCGACGGCGGCACCGACGTCGAAGCCTGCAACAAGCTGGCGGATCTGCTGCGCGTTACCGCTGGGGCGGCTGAATCGAAACCAAGCCCTAGCAAAAGCAAAACACCGGAATGGCTGGCCATTCAGCCGATCCCGGCCGAGGCCATGAGCAAGTGCCCGGCCAAACACCGGCAACACGGTACGCCGTCCAAGGTTTGGATTTATCGCGACGCTCAAGGCCAGCCAGTCATGGCCCTCTATCGCTTCGACTTGGGCCCGGATGAAGACGGCAAACCGCGCAAGGTGTTTGCCCCGTTGACCTGGTGCCAACGGGCCGACGGTCAAACGCAGCAATGGCGCTGGCAGGGTCTGCCGGAGCCGCGCCCTCTGCTGCGCCTGGATGAACTGGCGCAACGCGAGGAGGCTCCGGTCATTCTGTGCGAAGGCGAAAAGGCCGCCGATGCCGCGGCGAAGCTGCTGCCCGGCTACGTGGCCACGTGCTGGCCGAACGGCTCGAACTCCTGGCACAAAGCTGACCTGACACCACTCAAAGGTCGGTCCGTGGTGTTGTGGCCCGACAACGACGCCAGTGGCAAAAGCTGCATGGATACCGTCGCCGAACAACTGCATCAGATCGGCGCCGCGTCGGTGCGCGTGATCGCTCTGGATGTCTTCAAACGCAAGCCCACGTTCAAGAATGACCAACCGACGTTCGCCAAGGGTGGCCAATGGGAAGACGGCGACGACGCGGCCGATGCCCAAGCCAAAGGCTGGACGGCGGCGCACTTCGCCGAGCTGGAACACAGCGGCGAATTGTTCGGTGTTGAGCCTGTGAAAGCATCGGCCGAACCACCCGAAGCCAAGGCCAAGCCAACAACTAAACGGCCAGCGAAACCCAAAAACGATCTGCTGCCCGGTGGCTTTCGCCTCACGCCGGAAGGCGTGTTTTATTCCGGTGACGATGGCGAAGCGCGCCCCGTGTGTTCGCCACTGGAGATCCTGGCTCGTACCCGAGATGCGCAGGGTCATAACTGGGGTTTGCTGGTTGAGTTCGACGATCCCGACGGGGCAAAAAAGCGCTGGAACATCCCGGCGCGGACCATGACCGGCGACTTCGGCAAGGACGTGCTCGGCCCATTGGTGGACATGGGCCTGCGACTGGCCGGCAGTCGTTCCGGGCGCAATGCGCGCAACGACCTGCAAAGTTATCTCGGCGGTTTTGACAGCGCCCAGCGGGCACGACTGGTTACCCGTTTAGGTTGGCACGACAGCGCCTTCCTGCTGCCCGAACAACAGGTCGGTTCGCACACCGAACACCTGCATTTCTATGAGGCCGGTGCGCAGCTTCCACCCATCAGCGAAGCCGGCACTCTGGAGCAGTGGCAAGAGCAGATCGGCGCCTTGTGCATCGGCAATCACCGCTTGGCATTTGTGGCCAGCGTGGCGTTTGCCGGTCCGCTGCTGCACATGCTCGGCCATGAGTCGGGCGGCTTTCACCTCTACGGTGACAGCTCGGGCGGCAAAACCACCCACCTGCAAGTGGCTGCCTCGATCTACGGCGGACCGCGTCTGGTGCGTTCCTGGCGCTCGACGGATAACGCACTGGAGTCCATCGCCGCCGCGCATTCAGACGGGCTCCTGGTGCTGGATGAAATCGGCATGTGCGACCCGCGCATCATTGGTGAAACGGTGTACATGCTCGGCAACGGCACCGGGAAGGCTCGTGCCAATGATCGAGGACAAGCGGGCCGACAGGTGCAGGAGTGGCGCTTGCTGTTTCTCTCGACCGGCGAGAAGACGTTGGCGCAGCACATGGCTGAAGCCAACAAGGAGCTGAAAGCCGGCATGGAAGTGCGGATGCTCGCCGTGCCAGCGGATGCCAGCAAAGGCCTGGGCATGTTCGATGTGCTGAACGGCTTTGATGACGCCGCCGCCCTCTCCGATGCACTCAAGGCACGGGTGGCCAAGTACTACGGCACACCGCTCACCGCCTTCCTGTCGGCCCTCTGTGAGCCCGGCAAGCGACATGCTTGGTCGGCGATCCTGCGTCACACCTTGGAGGGGTTCATCGCCAAGGCGCTGCCTGCCTCGGCCAGCGGTCAGGCGCATCGTGCTGCGGCTCGTTTCGGTCTGGCCGCAGCAGCCGGCGAACTGGCCACCGCGATGGGGATTACCGGTTGGCCCGATGGCGCCGCCACCACTGCAGCTCGGGTCTGTCTGAGTGCTTGGATGAATGAGCGCGGCGGTGCTGGCAACTTGGAAGGGGACGCGATCTTGGCGCGGTTGCGTCAGGTCATCGAGCGCTTCGGTGAAAGCCGTTTCACCCGCTGGGAGTCGGCCGCCGCGAAGATCGATGAGCACGGTCCACGCACCATTGACCGGTTGGGTTTTCGCAAGACGCTGGAACACGGCCTGGGTGATGCGTTGCACACCACCAACACCTATTACGTGTTGCCTGAGTCTTGGCGCTCGGAAGTGTTCAAGGGCATGAACATCAATGCCGTGAACAAGGAGCTGATACGCCGTGGTGTCCTTGAGCCGGGGCCGGATGGCAAAGCCTCCTGCGCCGTCCGCTTGCCCGGCCTGGGCACTCAGCGTTGCTACGTGGTGAAGACCGTGCCGGGAACGGATGAAAGCGAGACTCAGGCCGCCTGA
- a CDS encoding DUF3077 domain-containing protein yields the protein MSPSMLINTVGGATFARCNAQNQPLFRINAGISCEEALEQASLLMDCVNKLTFLSGMENDNDAMVWASHYLSEMAKAIIDDVTSGLQLAQGGGV from the coding sequence ATGAGCCCTTCTATGTTGATCAATACGGTGGGCGGCGCCACCTTTGCCAGGTGCAACGCTCAAAACCAACCACTGTTCCGTATCAATGCCGGCATTTCCTGCGAAGAAGCGCTCGAACAAGCCTCTCTACTCATGGACTGTGTAAACAAGCTGACCTTCCTGAGCGGCATGGAGAATGACAACGACGCGATGGTCTGGGCTTCGCACTATTTGAGCGAGATGGCCAAAGCCATCATTGATGACGTTACCAGCGGGTTGCAATTGGCCCAAGGCGGTGGCGTATGA
- a CDS encoding helix-turn-helix transcriptional regulator: MNSPLQEVNSNTTMAELSHKAPASPYTLLELFDAASTLIRVKQVMAITGIGRATVYKLMNQPESGFPQAVKLTNSTARGAPVAWVLSEVQAWARSRIEARDQVAA, encoded by the coding sequence ATGAACTCCCCTCTCCAAGAAGTAAACAGCAATACCACGATGGCAGAGCTTTCTCATAAGGCTCCTGCAAGTCCTTACACGTTACTTGAGCTATTTGATGCCGCCTCCACGCTGATTCGCGTGAAACAGGTCATGGCAATCACTGGTATTGGTCGCGCTACCGTTTACAAACTGATGAACCAGCCTGAGAGCGGTTTTCCACAAGCCGTAAAACTCACCAATAGCACGGCACGCGGCGCGCCTGTAGCGTGGGTTCTGTCCGAAGTCCAAGCATGGGCACGCAGCCGCATTGAGGCACGTGATCAGGTGGCCGCATGA
- a CDS encoding tyrosine-type recombinase/integrase — MKRTEIKRRPLADTTLAGLEAESATYREQDGNGLYFRVKANGQKSWELRYKKPDGKWSWLGLGGYPEISGSLARQKAAQLRDDASTGKNPLVSKQARKIADRVAANNTFEALGREWFEARRSSWEAGTSRRVLGALELHVFPVFGKRIYTEILPLEWMEFLRGMEQKGIIEQMGRVRAFCKEIYDLARVTGRAIHNPLEGLNKFLQTRSAENYAHVSIEELPALLRAINSYPHAKDVRLGLRLLALLAARPSEIREARWSEIDLNKKLWTIPAERMKRRREHVVPLSRQAIESITELRTLTGAYPLLFPGRKDRTIPRSNTVFLMALRRLGYAGRQTGHGFRHIASTILNEQGFDENHIEAQLSHVKEGIAGVYNKAVYLPQRKVMMQWYADHLDELVVGNVVQGQFGKVI, encoded by the coding sequence GTGAAGCGTACTGAAATCAAACGCCGCCCACTGGCCGACACTACTCTTGCAGGCTTGGAGGCAGAGAGTGCGACGTACCGCGAGCAAGACGGCAACGGCTTGTATTTTCGGGTCAAGGCAAATGGGCAGAAGTCGTGGGAGTTGCGCTACAAAAAACCAGACGGGAAATGGTCCTGGCTGGGCCTAGGCGGTTACCCCGAAATCAGTGGCTCGCTAGCCAGGCAGAAGGCGGCACAACTGCGGGATGACGCATCGACTGGTAAAAATCCTTTAGTCAGTAAGCAGGCTCGCAAGATTGCTGACCGGGTGGCTGCCAACAACACTTTCGAAGCGTTAGGGCGCGAATGGTTTGAGGCAAGGCGCTCAAGCTGGGAAGCCGGCACGTCCCGTCGAGTCCTTGGAGCCCTGGAGCTTCACGTATTCCCCGTTTTCGGCAAACGCATTTACACAGAAATACTGCCCCTTGAATGGATGGAGTTTCTGCGCGGCATGGAGCAGAAAGGGATCATTGAGCAAATGGGCAGAGTTCGGGCCTTCTGCAAAGAGATCTACGACTTGGCACGAGTGACAGGCCGAGCGATCCACAACCCCCTTGAAGGCCTTAATAAATTTCTTCAGACACGTAGTGCTGAAAATTATGCACACGTATCAATAGAAGAGCTGCCCGCATTGCTTCGAGCTATCAACTCTTACCCTCACGCAAAAGATGTCCGTCTTGGGCTTCGTTTGCTTGCTCTGTTAGCGGCACGCCCGAGCGAGATTCGAGAAGCACGCTGGTCAGAAATCGATCTCAACAAAAAGCTCTGGACGATCCCAGCCGAAAGAATGAAGCGTCGGCGCGAGCATGTAGTGCCTCTATCTCGGCAGGCCATTGAATCGATAACGGAGCTGCGCACGCTGACAGGCGCATACCCTCTTCTCTTCCCTGGAAGAAAAGATCGAACCATTCCCCGAAGCAATACTGTCTTTCTGATGGCGCTGCGCAGGCTGGGATATGCGGGCCGGCAAACTGGCCATGGCTTCCGTCACATTGCTAGCACGATCCTTAATGAACAGGGATTCGACGAAAACCACATTGAGGCCCAGCTTTCTCATGTCAAAGAGGGAATTGCAGGGGTGTACAACAAGGCGGTGTACCTACCTCAGCGCAAAGTCATGATGCAGTGGTACGCAGATCATCTTGATGAGCTAGTAGTTGGCAATGTCGTGCAAGGCCAATTTGGAAAGGTGATATGA
- the gabD gene encoding NADP-dependent succinate-semialdehyde dehydrogenase — protein MQLKDTQLFRQQAFIDGAWVDADNGQTIKVNNPATGEILGTVPKMGAAETRRAIEAADKALPAWRALTAKDRANKLRRWFELIIENQDDLARLMTLEQGKPLAEAKGEIVYAASFIEWFAEEAKRVYGDVIPGHQPDKRLIVIKQPIGVTAAITPWNFPAAMITRKAGPALAAGCTMVLKPASQTPFSAFALAELAQRAGIPAGVFSVVSGSAGDIGSELTSNPIVRKLSFTGSTEIGRQLMAECAKDIKKVSLELGGNAPFIVFDDADLDKAVEGAIISKYRNNGQTCVCANRLYIQDSVYDAFAEKLKVAVAKLKIGNGLEVGTTTGPLIDEKAVAKVQEHIADAISKGATVLAGGKSMEGNFFEPTILTNVPNNAAVAKEETFGPLAPLFRFKDEADVIAMSNDTEFGLASYFYARDLGRVFRVAEALEYGMVGVNTGLISNEVAPFGGIKASGLGREGSKYGIEDYLEIKYLCLGI, from the coding sequence ATGCAGCTTAAAGACACCCAGTTGTTCCGCCAGCAAGCCTTCATCGATGGCGCTTGGGTTGATGCGGACAATGGTCAGACGATCAAGGTCAACAACCCGGCAACGGGCGAAATTCTGGGCACCGTGCCGAAAATGGGCGCTGCTGAAACCCGCCGTGCGATCGAAGCTGCTGACAAAGCGCTGCCGGCCTGGCGTGCACTGACCGCCAAGGACCGCGCCAACAAGCTGCGTCGCTGGTTCGAGCTGATCATCGAGAACCAGGACGACCTGGCTCGCCTGATGACCCTGGAGCAGGGCAAGCCATTGGCCGAAGCCAAGGGCGAAATCGTTTACGCCGCTTCCTTTATCGAGTGGTTCGCCGAAGAAGCCAAGCGTGTCTACGGTGACGTGATTCCGGGCCACCAGCCAGACAAGCGCCTGATCGTGATCAAGCAGCCTATCGGCGTGACCGCTGCAATCACCCCGTGGAACTTCCCGGCTGCGATGATCACCCGTAAAGCTGGCCCGGCCCTGGCCGCCGGTTGCACCATGGTGCTCAAGCCTGCTTCGCAAACTCCGTTTTCCGCTTTCGCTCTGGCTGAACTGGCTCAGCGTGCCGGCATTCCTGCAGGCGTGTTCAGTGTTGTTTCCGGCAGCGCCGGCGACATCGGCAGCGAGCTGACCAGCAACCCGATCGTTCGCAAACTGTCCTTCACTGGCTCGACCGAAATCGGTCGTCAGTTGATGGCTGAATGCGCCAAGGACATCAAGAAAGTGTCCCTGGAACTGGGCGGCAACGCGCCGTTCATCGTGTTCGACGACGCGGACCTGGATAAGGCCGTCGAAGGCGCGATCATCTCCAAGTACCGCAACAACGGCCAGACCTGCGTCTGCGCCAACCGCCTGTACATTCAGGATTCGGTCTACGATGCGTTCGCTGAAAAACTGAAAGTGGCTGTGGCCAAACTCAAGATCGGCAACGGTCTGGAAGTGGGCACCACCACTGGCCCGCTGATCGACGAAAAAGCCGTGGCCAAGGTGCAAGAGCACATCGCTGACGCCATTTCCAAAGGCGCAACTGTTCTGGCTGGCGGCAAGTCGATGGAAGGCAACTTCTTCGAGCCGACCATCCTGACCAACGTGCCGAACAACGCAGCCGTGGCCAAGGAAGAAACCTTCGGTCCATTGGCGCCGCTGTTCCGCTTCAAAGACGAAGCCGACGTGATCGCGATGTCCAACGACACCGAATTCGGTCTGGCCTCGTACTTCTATGCTCGCGACCTGGGTCGTGTGTTCCGTGTGGCGGAAGCCCTGGAATACGGCATGGTTGGCGTCAATACCGGGTTGATCTCCAACGAAGTCGCGCCGTTCGGCGGCATCAAGGCGTCGGGCCTGGGCCGTGAAGGCTCCAAGTACGGCATCGAAGATTACCTGGAAATCAAATACCTCTGCCTGGGCATCTAA
- the gabT gene encoding 4-aminobutyrate--2-oxoglutarate transaminase, whose amino-acid sequence MSKTNASLMKRREAAVPRGVGQIHPIFAESAKNATVTDVEGREFIDFAGGIAVLNTGHVHPKIIAAVTEQLNKLTHTCFQVLAYEPYVEVCEKINAKVPGDFAKKTLLVTTGSEAVENSIKIARAATGRAGVIAFTGAYHGRTMMTLGLTGKVVPYSAGMGLMPGGIFRALYPNELHGVSIDDSIASIERIFKNDAEPRDIAAIIIEPVQGEGGFYVAPKEFMKRLRALCDQHGILLIADEVQTGAGRTGTFFAMEQMGVAADLTTFAKSIAGGFPLAGVCGKAEYMDAIAPGGLGGTYAGSPIACAAALAVMEVFEEEHLLDRCKAVGERLVTGLKAIQAKYPVIGEVRALGAMIAVELFVDGDSHKPNAPAVAAVVAKAREKGLILLSCGTYGNVLRVLVPLTSPDEQLDKGLAIIEECFAEL is encoded by the coding sequence ATGAGCAAGACTAACGCTTCCCTGATGAAACGCCGCGAAGCCGCTGTACCACGCGGTGTTGGCCAGATTCACCCGATCTTCGCCGAGTCCGCGAAGAACGCCACCGTGACCGACGTTGAAGGTCGCGAGTTCATCGACTTCGCCGGCGGTATCGCCGTGCTGAACACCGGCCACGTGCACCCGAAAATCATCGCCGCCGTGACCGAGCAGCTGAACAAGCTGACCCACACCTGCTTCCAGGTACTGGCCTACGAGCCGTACGTAGAAGTGTGCGAAAAAATCAACGCCAAGGTGCCAGGTGATTTCGCCAAGAAAACCCTGCTGGTGACCACTGGTTCCGAAGCCGTTGAAAACTCCATCAAGATCGCCCGTGCCGCCACTGGCCGTGCCGGCGTGATCGCGTTCACCGGCGCTTACCACGGTCGCACCATGATGACCCTGGGCCTGACCGGTAAAGTCGTGCCTTACTCGGCCGGCATGGGCCTGATGCCAGGCGGCATCTTCCGCGCGCTGTACCCGAACGAACTGCACGGTGTGAGCATCGACGATTCGATCGCCAGCATCGAACGCATCTTCAAGAACGACGCCGAGCCGCGTGACATCGCTGCCATCATCATCGAGCCGGTTCAGGGCGAAGGCGGTTTCTACGTCGCGCCTAAAGAGTTCATGAAGCGCCTGCGCGCCCTGTGCGACCAGCACGGCATCCTGCTGATCGCTGACGAAGTGCAGACTGGCGCTGGCCGTACCGGCACCTTCTTCGCCATGGAACAGATGGGCGTTGCCGCCGACCTGACCACCTTCGCCAAATCCATCGCAGGCGGCTTCCCGCTGGCCGGTGTGTGCGGCAAGGCCGAATACATGGACGCCATCGCTCCAGGCGGCCTGGGCGGCACCTACGCCGGTAGCCCGATCGCTTGCGCCGCGGCCCTGGCCGTGATGGAAGTGTTCGAAGAAGAGCACCTGCTGGACCGCTGCAAGGCAGTCGGCGAGCGTCTGGTCACTGGCCTCAAGGCCATCCAGGCCAAGTACCCGGTGATCGGCGAAGTCCGTGCCCTGGGCGCGATGATCGCGGTAGAGCTGTTCGTCGATGGCGACAGCCACAAGCCGAACGCTCCAGCGGTCGCTGCCGTCGTGGCCAAGGCTCGTGAAAAAGGCCTGATCCTGCTGTCCTGCGGCACCTACGGCAACGTTCTGCGCGTCCTGGTACCGCTGACCTCGCCGGACGAGCAACTGGACAAAGGCCTGGCGATCATCGAAGAGTGCTTCGCCGAGCTCTGA
- a CDS encoding response regulator, with protein MTAVVLPAVPRVLIAEADPWSRDLLKQVLLKVRCDARLDLCADGQQALELLAENPYDLVIVDWELPGVDGLNVLRNVRQRKRNPPLPFILMSTRNDSASVREALPLAPSAYLTKPLNMESLTHRLQDLLLNAGEQVSCEVPTLAPGMSLSAYLECRREFTDGAPLMTDVELAVKRSLNPNGLDLKLLEDEIRVDPQITAVLIAAANSAAQHHGAAVQTLSQALHRLGTGQSMNLILGLALKRSARLSDPLLGDYAERYWNLSLHTAEYARTLARLLDLDQERCYCAGMLHRLGDLALLRCLQEWKQSGGELDEWEEVGDALAEFGAAYGSALRTRWRLPLELRELIAAVYQLGGGVYSREALVMNMAAQLARLNEHEGIEELAKSRTARLLKIGLPELMRLRKK; from the coding sequence ATGACCGCTGTAGTTTTGCCCGCCGTACCGCGTGTGCTGATTGCCGAAGCTGACCCCTGGTCCCGCGACTTGCTCAAGCAGGTGCTGTTGAAAGTGCGCTGTGACGCGCGGCTGGATCTATGTGCCGACGGTCAACAGGCGTTGGAGCTGCTGGCGGAAAATCCGTATGACCTGGTGATCGTCGACTGGGAATTGCCCGGTGTCGATGGTTTGAATGTCTTGCGCAACGTCCGCCAGCGCAAACGCAATCCGCCGTTGCCTTTTATTCTGATGAGCACCCGCAACGACAGCGCCAGCGTGCGCGAAGCCTTGCCCCTGGCGCCCTCGGCGTACCTGACCAAACCCCTGAACATGGAAAGCCTGACCCACCGTCTGCAGGATCTGCTGCTGAACGCCGGGGAACAGGTCTCGTGTGAGGTGCCGACGTTGGCGCCGGGCATGAGCTTGTCGGCGTACCTGGAATGTCGTCGTGAGTTTACCGACGGTGCGCCGCTGATGACCGACGTGGAACTGGCGGTCAAGCGCAGCCTTAATCCCAATGGCCTTGACCTGAAGTTGCTCGAAGATGAAATCCGCGTTGATCCACAGATCACTGCCGTCCTGATCGCCGCCGCCAACAGTGCAGCCCAGCATCACGGCGCGGCGGTACAAACCCTGTCCCAGGCGCTGCATCGGCTGGGCACCGGACAGAGCATGAATCTGATTTTGGGGCTGGCGCTCAAGCGCAGTGCGCGGCTCAGCGATCCGCTGTTGGGCGATTATGCCGAGCGCTACTGGAACCTCTCGCTGCACACCGCTGAATACGCCCGGACATTGGCACGCTTGCTGGATCTGGACCAGGAGCGCTGTTACTGCGCAGGCATGCTGCATCGCTTGGGTGACCTTGCGTTGCTGCGGTGTTTGCAGGAATGGAAGCAGTCCGGTGGAGAGCTGGATGAATGGGAGGAAGTCGGTGATGCACTGGCCGAGTTCGGTGCAGCCTATGGTTCGGCGCTGCGTACGCGCTGGCGCCTGCCTCTGGAGCTGCGAGAGCTGATTGCGGCGGTCTACCAGCTCGGTGGCGGGGTTTACTCGCGCGAAGCGCTGGTGATGAACATGGCGGCGCAGTTGGCGCGATTGAATGAGCATGAAGGCATCGAGGAACTGGCCAAGAGCCGGACGGCGCGGTTGCTCAAGATTGGCTTGCCGGAATTGATGCGTTTGCGCAAAAAATAA